A single region of the Triplophysa dalaica isolate WHDGS20190420 chromosome 15, ASM1584641v1, whole genome shotgun sequence genome encodes:
- the serpina10b gene encoding protein Z-dependent protease inhibitor isoform X1 → MDLRVVMTLISLSSFLYTFQTQESKTPDVTDLSFRNMDFAMNLYRRISRHHDNNIVFSPLSVSVSLATLLLAAGGSTRAQIAGGLNLASLDDDDEVIPQLFQDLLSNISLIQQNTALFVDHRFDLEQVFSHQVKRFFGADVIAVEFGKTDVGRNVINDYISKKTGGKVREMVKSVEPLTQMMLINTVFFKGDWQRPFDPNSTEAGRFYVDKYNIVQVPLMFAEDKFFTTVDSDVGARVLRLPYRGGASLLIILPDASVDYTAIEDELTADRIFRWIKNLKPVKMEVHVPKFQLEQRYDMCELLPHLGISSVFLDSANLTGLSKDVGVKVSQVMHTAVMDVDEAGTTAASVTSAGITTYSLPATFRVDRPFFFFLYHEASRSLLFMGRVIDPTKNSQ, encoded by the exons ATGGATCTCAGAGTTGTTATGACGCTCATTTCTTTGTCTAGTTTTCTATACACCTTTCAAACTCAAGAGTCCAAAACTCCCGACGTGACTGACCTGTCCTTCAGAAACATGGACTTTGCTATGAACCTGTATCGCAGAATATCCCGTCATCACGACAATAACATCGTCTTCTCGCCGCTAAGTGTCTCCGTGTCCTTGGCGACGCTCTTACTGGCGGCGGGGGGCTCAACGCGTGCTCAGATCGCCGGCGGACTCAATCTGGCGTCTctagatgatgatgatgaagttATTCCACAACTCTTCCAGGATCTGCTGAGCAATATTTCCCTCATACAGCAAAACACAGCGCTGTTCGTGGACCACAGGTTTGACCTGGAGCAGGTCTTCAGCCATCAGGTGAAGCGATTCTTCGGCGCTGACGTCATCGCCGTGGAGTTTGGAAAGACTGATGTCGGCAGGAACGTCATCAATGACTACATCAGCAAGAAAACTGGCGGTAAAGTGCGTGAGATGGTGAAGAGCGTGGAGCCGCTGACGCAGATGATGCTGATCAACACCGTCTTCTTTAAGG GTGACTGGCAGCGTCCCTTCGACCCCAACAGCACTGAAGCCGGTCGCTTTTACGTAGACAAGTACAACATCGTCCAGGTTCCGCTGATGTTCGCCGAGGATAAATTCTTCACAACGGTAGACAGCGATGTGGGTGCTCGCGTGCTGCGGCTGCCATATCGAGGCGGTGCGTCGCTGCTAATCATCCTGCCCGACGCATCTGTGGATTACACCGCCATAGAGGACGAACTCACTGCTGACAGAATCTTCAGATGGATAAAAAACCTGAAACCAGT GAAGATGGAGGTCCACGTGCCCAAGTTTCAGCTGGAGCAAAGATACGACATGTGTGAACTTCTGCCACATCTTGGAATCAGCAGTGTGTTTCTGGACTCGGCCAACCTCACAGGTTTGAGTAAAGATGTGGGCGTGAAAGTCTCTCAG GTGATGCATACAGCCGTGATGGACGTGGACGAAGCAGGCACGACTGCCGCTTCAGTTACATCGGCGGGCATCACCACTTACTCTTTACCCGCCACATTCCGAGTGGACCGACCCTTCTTTTTCTTCCTGTATCATGAAGCCTCTCGCAGCCTACTGTTCATGGGCAGGGTCATCGATCCCACCAAGAACTCTCAATAA
- the serpina10b gene encoding protein Z-dependent protease inhibitor isoform X2 — MDLRVVMTLISLSSFLYTFQTQESKTPDVTDLSFRNMDFAMNLYRRISRHHDNNIVFSPLSVSVSLATLLLAAGGSTRAQIAGGLNLASLDDDDEVIPQLFQDLLSNISLIQQNTALFVDHRFDLEQVFSHQVKRFFGADVIAVEFGKTDVGRNVINDYISKKTGGKVREMVKSVEPLTQMMLINTVFFKGDWQRPFDPNSTEAGRFYVDKYNIVQVPLMFAEDKFFTTVDSDVGARVLRLPYRGGASLLIILPDASVDYTAIEDELTADRIFRWIKNLKPVKMEVHVPKFQLEQRYDMCELLPHLGISSVFLDSANLTGDAYSRDGRGRSRHDCRFSYIGGHHHLLFTRHIPSGPTLLFLPVS; from the exons ATGGATCTCAGAGTTGTTATGACGCTCATTTCTTTGTCTAGTTTTCTATACACCTTTCAAACTCAAGAGTCCAAAACTCCCGACGTGACTGACCTGTCCTTCAGAAACATGGACTTTGCTATGAACCTGTATCGCAGAATATCCCGTCATCACGACAATAACATCGTCTTCTCGCCGCTAAGTGTCTCCGTGTCCTTGGCGACGCTCTTACTGGCGGCGGGGGGCTCAACGCGTGCTCAGATCGCCGGCGGACTCAATCTGGCGTCTctagatgatgatgatgaagttATTCCACAACTCTTCCAGGATCTGCTGAGCAATATTTCCCTCATACAGCAAAACACAGCGCTGTTCGTGGACCACAGGTTTGACCTGGAGCAGGTCTTCAGCCATCAGGTGAAGCGATTCTTCGGCGCTGACGTCATCGCCGTGGAGTTTGGAAAGACTGATGTCGGCAGGAACGTCATCAATGACTACATCAGCAAGAAAACTGGCGGTAAAGTGCGTGAGATGGTGAAGAGCGTGGAGCCGCTGACGCAGATGATGCTGATCAACACCGTCTTCTTTAAGG GTGACTGGCAGCGTCCCTTCGACCCCAACAGCACTGAAGCCGGTCGCTTTTACGTAGACAAGTACAACATCGTCCAGGTTCCGCTGATGTTCGCCGAGGATAAATTCTTCACAACGGTAGACAGCGATGTGGGTGCTCGCGTGCTGCGGCTGCCATATCGAGGCGGTGCGTCGCTGCTAATCATCCTGCCCGACGCATCTGTGGATTACACCGCCATAGAGGACGAACTCACTGCTGACAGAATCTTCAGATGGATAAAAAACCTGAAACCAGT GAAGATGGAGGTCCACGTGCCCAAGTTTCAGCTGGAGCAAAGATACGACATGTGTGAACTTCTGCCACATCTTGGAATCAGCAGTGTGTTTCTGGACTCGGCCAACCTCACAG GTGATGCATACAGCCGTGATGGACGTGGACGAAGCAGGCACGACTGCCGCTTCAGTTACATCGGCGGGCATCACCACTTACTCTTTACCCGCCACATTCCGAGTGGACCGACCCTTCTTTTTCTTCCTGTATCATGA
- the si:ch1073-416d2.4 gene encoding LOW QUALITY PROTEIN: coiled-coil domain-containing protein 42 homolog (The sequence of the model RefSeq protein was modified relative to this genomic sequence to represent the inferred CDS: deleted 1 base in 1 codon) yields the protein MDLNSLPVLTDSQKKLKVENRRKNIFVTQVDELRERNTEQMKHIPVITECSSGILETGVNTLQSTLLLKKQVEMNHAHTNLLDKRQQFKDVMQILQQRRADLQHKQLEAKQRAAKFEKFVEELGLGNEIKRRRALKKFLQEKQQNECKEKEKAELSTQLERLQARRLYLQERVKKYKIFEEFLLKVLQVLPDNYLGYGTDLVTPIIRRHETLSTSRQELLQHLTSLTEELKTDQHHLDVLKQQHGTYKLMSNQKLTELQTQLDEIKEKKKQLEMKLQMSVGQSRDQVEEMGSVFMAVRSLGEQCYLNHYGPLDVMDTMSMMDMIKEFIMEKADLEKRATRLTDTSSGTPGKKASSKIHMKSSSKSSSRPAMQIPQ from the exons ATGGATCTAAACTCTTTACCTGTTCTGACAGACTCACAAAAAAAGCTGAAAGTTGAAAACAGAAGGAAAAACATCTTTGTTACGCAGGTGGACGAGCTCAG AGAGCGAAACACTGAGCAGATGAAACACATCCCTGTGATAACAGAg TGTTCTAGTGGGATCCTGGAGACGGGTGTGAACACACTTCAGTCAACACTGCTGCTGAAGAAACAGGTGGAGATGAACCACGCGCACACAAATCTTCTGGACAAACGACAGCAGTTTAAAGACGTCATGCAGATCCTGCAGCAGAGAAGAGCAGATCTACAACACAAACAGCTGGAG GCAAAACAAAGGGCAGCGAAATTTGAGAAATTTGTAGAAGAG TTAGGGTTAGGTAATGAGATCAAACGTCGGCGCGCCTTGAAGAAATTCCTGCAGGAAAAGCAGCAGAATGAGTGTAAAGAAAAGGAGAAAGCTGAACTCTCAACACAACTGGAACGACTACAAGCAAG GCGACTTTATTTACAAGAGCGCGTGAAGAAATATAAGATTTTTGAAGAGTTTCTGTTGAAGGTTCTTCAGGTACTTCCAGACA ACTATCTGGGCTATGGAACAGATTTAGTGACGCCAATAATCAGACGTCATGAGACACTGTCCACCTCACGCCAGGAGCTTCTGCAGCACTTAACCTCTCTGACGGAGGAGCTCAAGACAGACCAACACCACCTCGACGTTCTCAAACAACAACACGGCACATACAAACTG ATGAGTAACCAGAAGTTAACAGAACTGCAGACACAGTTGGATGAAataaaagagaagaagaaacaGCTGGAGATGAAGCTGCAGATGAGTGTGGGTCAATCCAGAGATCAG GTGGAGGAGATGGGCAGTGTTTTCATGGCTGTAAGGAGTCTTGGAGAGCAGTGTTATCTGAATCACTATGGACCTCTAGATGTCATGGACACAATGAGCATGATGGACATGATAAAG GAGTTCATTATGGAGAAAGCAGACCTGGAGAAAAGAGCCACGAGACTCACAGACACCAGTTCAGGAACACCAGGAAAAAAAGCTTCCAGTAAAATCCACATGAAGTCCTCCAGTAAGAGCAGCAGCAGACCAGCAATGCAGATCCCTCAGTAA
- the ddx24 gene encoding ATP-dependent RNA helicase DDX24 encodes MKMKMKVKKSCVPSKRGIVVRGEWKPVNVDPSLFSDPCLDGLVCFEELTDYSLVEPEKTIHVDESVKKTRSDRKRKPREEQLKAEDDDDTDRKKKKKLMTDDEASVDEEEMSQDHHTPQTTSTLTKQENKKKRKKKKKKKVRSEGCEVKRSDGGDVGTAPSKNKKSKNKNWSDAAQADAESRNADVSAWKDLFVPDAVLKALSKLGFSAPTPIQALAIPPAVRDHLDVLGAAETGSGKTLSFAIPMIHMILEWRKGSKQQQHQSAETRVESINLPSISVHTDSGSGADDEDDDDDPVKDDDDAPVKEDDDEGVTAGIPEAHERPLLGLILTPTRELAVQVKHHIDAVAQFTGIKTAIVVGGMAPQKQQRMLMRRPEIVIATPGRLWEMIKERHPHLQKLRQLRCLVIDEADRMVEKGHFSELESLLEMLNTSQFNPKRQTFIFSATLTMVHGLPLRLQQKKKKKKKTAAGRTEQRSKLQLLMEKVGMKDKPKIIDLTRKEATVETLTETRIICSKEEKDFSLYYFLRRYPGRTMVFANSIDCIKRLNALLLILDCSPLALHANMHQKQRLKNLERFAEKDSCVLLTTDVAARGLDVPNVQHVIHYQVPRTSETYVHRSGRTARATKEGLSLLLIGPDDLINYKKICRTLEKDEDLPVFPIEARCMTAIKERVNLARKIEKMEYFHGREKQHNSWVRQAAEALDIDVEDDLLLGQGKDDEEDRHQQKLVKVMKKQLKHMISQPVFRNTMKTKYPTQMGKLQLPQAPVTTATAALTSFTHHKQTARAQRKYKP; translated from the exons atgaagatgaagatgaaggtGAAGAAGAGTTGTGTCCCTTCTAAAAGAGGGATCGTGGTGAGGGGCGAGTGGAAGCCAGTGAACGTGGACCCCAGTCTGTTCTCTGACCCGTGTTTGGACGGTCTGGTGTGTTTCGAAGAACTGACGGATTATTCCCTGGTGGAGCCTGAAAAGACCATTCATGTGGACGAGTCTGTGAAGAAAACTAGATCAGACCGAAAGAGAAAACCCAGAGAAGAGCAGCTGAAGgctgaagatgatgatgacactgacagaaagaagaagaagaagctcATGACAGATGACGAGGCGTCTGTAGATGAAGAAGAGATGTCACAGGACCATCACACTCCACAGACAACATCCACACTGACAAAACAAGAGAACAAGAAGAAGcgtaagaagaagaagaagaagaaagtgCGTTCAGAGGGGTGTGAAGTGAAGAGGTCAGACGGGGGTGATGTAGGAACTGCCCcgtctaaaaacaaaaaatccaaaaacaaaaactggaGCGACGCAGCTCAAGCAGACGCAGAGAGTCGGAACGCAGACGTGTCTGCGTGGAAAGATCTGTTTGTACCTGACGCTGTTTTAAAAGCTCTCAGTAAACTGGGCTTTTCTGCACCCACTCCCATTCAAGCTCTGGCCATCCCACCGGCCGTCAGAGATCATTTAGATGTTCTGGGAGCTGCGGAGACGG GCAGCGGAAAGACTTTGTCTTTTGCCATTCCCATGATCCACATGATTCTAGAGTGGAGGAAAGGCTCAAAGCAGCAGCAGCATCAGTCGGCAGAGACGCGTGTGGAGAGCATTAACCTGCCGTCCATCAGCGTGCACACAGACTCTGGCAGCGGCGCTGATGATGAAGATGACGACGATGACCCAGTGAAAGATGATGACGACGCTCCAGTgaaagaagatgatgatgaaggtgtGACGGCCGGCATTCCAGAAGCACACGAGCGACCGCTCCTCGGTCTGATCCTCACTCCCACTCGAGAGCTGGCCGTTCAGGTTAAACATCACATCGATGCTGTCGCTCAGTTCACAG gtataaaaacagccattgtTGTTGGTGGGATGGCGCCACAGAAACAGCAGCGGATGTTGATGCGGAGACCAGAGATCGTCATAGCGACGCCGGGACGTTTATGGGAGATGATCAAAGAGAGACACCCTCACCTGCAGAAGCTCAGACAGCTGCG GTGTCTGGTCATCGATGAAGCTGATCGTATGGTGGAGAAAGGTCACTTCTCAGAGCTGGAGAGTCTGCTGGAGATGCTCAACACCTCGCAGTTCAATCCCAAGAGACAGACCTTCATCTTCTCCGCCACGCTGACCATGGTGCACGGACTGCCGCTGCGTCTGcaacagaagaagaagaagaagaagaagacggCGGCCGGGAGGACGGAGCAGCGGAGCAAACTGCAGCTCCTCATGGAGAAAGTGGGCATGAAAGACAAACCCAAAATCATCGACCTGACGCGTAAAGAAGCCACTGTGGAGACTCTGACGGAGACCAGGATCATCTGCAGCAAGGAGGAGAAAGACTTCTCTCTCTATTACTTCCTGCGGCGTTATCCCGGACGCACCATGGTGTTCGCCAACAGCATCGACTGCATCAAGAGACTGAACGCTCTGCTGCTGATCCTGGACTGCTCGCCGCTCGCTCTCCACGCTAACATGCACCAGAAACAGCGGCTGAAGAATCTGGAGAGGTTTGCGGAGAAGGACAG TTGTGTTCTGCTCACCACAGATGTGGCAGCGCGAGGTCTAGATGTTCCAAACGTTCAACATGTGATTCACTATCAG GTTCCTCGCACGTCTGAGACTTACGTCCACCGCAGCGGTCGCACCGCTCGGGCAACCAAAGAGGGTCTCAGCTTGCTTCTGATTGGCCCTGATGATTTGATCAATTATAAGAAGATCTGCAGAACTCTGGAGAAAGATGAAGACCTCCCTGTGTTCCCTATTGAGGCCAGGTGCATGACGGCCATTAAA GAGCGAGTGAATTTGGCCCGAAAGATCGAGAAGATGGAATATTTCCACGGTCGAGAGAAGCAGCACAATTCATGGGTGAGGCAAGCAGCTGAAGCGCTTGACATCGATGTGGAGGATGACCTGCTGTTGG GACAAGGTAAAGATGACGAGGAGGACAGACACCAGCAGAAGTTGGTGAAGGTGATGAAGAAGCAGTTGAAACACATGATCTCACAACCCGTCTTCAGAAACACCATGAAGACAAAATACCCCACACAGATGGGTAAACTACAGCTGCCTCAAGCTCCCGTCACCACGGCGACTGCAGCGTTAACCAGCTTCACTCATCACAAACAGACTGCACGAGCGCAGCGCAAATACAAACCCTGA